One Setaria viridis chromosome 7, Setaria_viridis_v4.0, whole genome shotgun sequence genomic region harbors:
- the LOC117865786 gene encoding F-box protein At5g49610 has protein sequence MSTATSDGGRGIHALCDDALMEILVLLPNKSVLCCRAVCRRWRRITNDGSFLAGLSARRPLKMIILSQSGAGAVSAVSLSVDDPTSPAESRRSHLFDRRQLYEDGRTRRNNRCFDVVCSLDGLLVLSQRPGLFVVCNPATRQWTNLPALRQEPRRLHAIACGFYSHGSSGEYRLLCHVEYRRKRYYYILAAGGALPRRLGRAPRPPSWEYDAPVARRGILHWLASHPEAATAAGKNKMLAFDTASETFQLMPRPPERAGDTARALLELDGELSVAVMQGLTSLAVWDLRHYDAEVWTLRCLVVVEVPLSRLSTCRLHSVGGGAILIANRYSCKFNAARLYDLKEKRMLGEISLSHEDPTFLMFRESLVSHAFFHSPPRSSEVAYIKFTDYMVRIYLSHSRYQRIKKMLEYK, from the coding sequence ATGTCGACGGCGACGTCGGATGGAGGCCGTGGCATCCACGCCCTGTGCGACGACGCCCTGATGGAGATCCTTGTGCTTCTCCCCAACAAGTCCGTGCTCTGCTGCCGCGCCGTCTGCCGGAGGTGGCGCCGCATCACCAACGACGGCTCCTTCCTCGCCGGCctctccgcccgccgcccgctcaaGATGATCATCCTCTCCCAATCCGGCGCCGGGGCAGTGAGCGCCGTGTCCCTCTCCGTCGACGACCCGACGTCGCCTGCGGAGAGCCGCCGCTCGCACCTCTTCGACCGGAGGCAGCTATACGAGGACGGGCGGACCCGCCGTAACAACCGCTGCTTCGACGTGGTCTGCTCCCTCGACGGGCTGCTCGTGCTGTCCCAACGCCCGGGGCTCTTCGTCGTCTGCAACCCCGCAACCAGGCAGTGGACCAACCTGCCGGCGCTGCGTCAGGAGCCGCGCCGTCTCCACGCGATCGCGTGCGGCTTCTACTCGCACGGCTCCTCCGGCGAGTACCGCCTCCTCTGCCACGTCGAGTACAGGAGGAAACGCTACTACTACATcctcgcggccggcggcgcccttcCTCGCCGGCTCGGGCGAGCTCCTCGTCCTCCGAGCTGGGAGTACGACGCACCCGTGGCTCGTCGCGGGATCCTCCACTGGCTCGCCTCGCACCCcgaggccgccaccgccgccggcaagaACAAGATGCTGGCGTTCGATACAGCCTCCGAGACGTTCCAGCTCATGCCCCGGCCGCCGGAGCGAGCCGGCGACACGGCGAGGGCGCTGCTGGAGCTTGACGGGGAGCTCAGCGTGGCCGTGATGCAGGGTTTGACGTCGCTGGCCGTTTGGGACTTGCGGCACTACGATGCGGAGGTCTGGACGCTGCGCTGCCTTGTGGTTGTGGAGGTGCCGCTGTCACGACTTTCGACCTGCAGGCTTCActcggtcggcggcggcgccatcctGATTGCAAACCGCTACAGCTGCAAGTTCAATGCTGCTAGGTTATACGATCTCAAGGAGAAGAGGATGCTCGGGGAAATTTCTCTCTCACACGAGGATCCAACGTTCCTTATGTTTAGGGAGAGCCTCGTGTCGCATGCCTTCTTCCACTCACCGCCTCGCAGCTCTGAGGTTGCGTACATAAAGTTCACCGATTACATGGTCAGGATCTATCTCTCTCATTCTAGGTATCAGcggataaaaaaaatgttggagtaTAAATGA